From a single Betaproteobacteria bacterium genomic region:
- a CDS encoding SMP-30/gluconolactonase/LRE family protein, with the protein MARCPAAVARLLAAIIFATAAAAALGAPRVVKGLVNPESALVGPRGEIYVSQIGEFAKDGDGSVVRVKADGTLEPFATGLNDPKGLAHDGTHLYVTDRDQIWRIDAKGKATVFVERSAFPVVPKFLNDIVYDGAGHWYVSDSGAKGMGGAIFKVSPTGKVSLVTNTSLDPLVKSPNGLVMDGPNALIVVDFASGDLYRISLDRKKKSRKLATGFGGGDGLALDRKRQLYISDWKNGHVWRMPLTGSTPVPIKYEQSFEAAADLTLDASGRFLIVPDMKAGTLTWLPVKP; encoded by the coding sequence ATGGCGAGATGCCCGGCAGCGGTCGCGCGCCTGCTCGCAGCAATTATTTTCGCGACTGCTGCCGCGGCAGCGCTGGGCGCCCCGCGCGTCGTCAAGGGTCTCGTCAATCCCGAGTCGGCGCTGGTCGGTCCGCGCGGCGAGATCTACGTCTCCCAGATCGGCGAATTCGCGAAGGATGGCGACGGCAGCGTGGTCCGCGTCAAGGCGGACGGGACGCTGGAGCCCTTCGCAACCGGCCTCAACGACCCGAAGGGCCTCGCCCACGACGGCACCCATCTCTACGTGACGGATCGCGATCAGATCTGGCGCATCGACGCCAAGGGCAAGGCGACCGTCTTCGTCGAGCGTTCTGCGTTCCCGGTGGTGCCGAAATTCCTGAACGACATCGTGTACGACGGCGCCGGGCACTGGTATGTGTCCGACAGCGGCGCCAAGGGCATGGGCGGTGCGATCTTCAAGGTCTCGCCCACGGGCAAGGTCAGTCTAGTCACCAACACTTCCCTCGACCCGCTGGTGAAGAGCCCGAACGGCCTCGTCATGGACGGACCGAACGCGCTCATCGTCGTCGACTTCGCGTCGGGCGACCTCTATCGCATCTCGCTCGACCGGAAGAAAAAGAGCCGCAAGCTCGCCACCGGTTTCGGCGGGGGCGACGGGCTCGCGCTGGATCGCAAGCGGCAGCTCTATATCAGCGACTGGAAGAACGGGCACGTCTGGCGGATGCCGCTGACCGGATCGACACCGGTGCCCATCAAATACGAACAGAGCTTCGAAGCGGCGGCCGACCTGACGCTCGACGCCAGCGGGCGTTTTCTCATCGTGCCCGACATGAAAGCGGGAACGCTGACCTGGCTCCCGGTCAAGCCGTGA
- the tpx gene encoding thiol peroxidase, which yields MSQVTLGGNPIGVAGAFPKPGSKAADFHLTTKDLKDVGLGEYAGRRKVLNIVPSLDTPTCAKSTREFNQKAGVMNNAVVLVISADLPFAMTRFCSTEGLENVVTLSTFRDRAFHTDYGVDITDGALRGLTARAVVVLDENNKVVYSQLVPEIKQEPDYEAALAALR from the coding sequence ATGAGCCAAGTGACCCTCGGCGGCAATCCGATCGGCGTGGCAGGCGCGTTCCCCAAGCCTGGCAGCAAGGCTGCGGACTTTCATCTCACGACGAAGGATCTGAAGGACGTCGGACTCGGCGAATACGCCGGCAGGCGCAAGGTGCTCAACATCGTGCCGAGCCTCGACACGCCGACCTGCGCGAAGAGCACGCGCGAGTTCAATCAGAAGGCCGGCGTCATGAACAACGCGGTCGTGCTCGTGATCTCCGCCGACCTGCCCTTCGCCATGACCCGCTTCTGCAGCACTGAGGGTCTAGAGAACGTCGTCACGCTCTCGACGTTTCGGGATCGCGCCTTCCACACGGATTACGGTGTCGACATTACCGACGGCGCCCTGCGCGGCCTGACCGCGCGTGCCGTGGTGGTGCTCGACGAGAACAACAAGGTCGTGTATTCCCAGCTCGTGCCGGAGATCAAGCAGGAACCCGACTACGAAGCAGCACTTGCCGCACTGCGATGA
- a CDS encoding zinc-ribbon and DUF3426 domain-containing protein — MTLATRCPVCQALFRVSPEQLRTRTGQVRCGRCHAIFDGLAHLVSDTGRATALVPAIQDTAAPAVTTEAAPAATPPIAPPASSAAAGFVDVFAPTPPRPSVLDRLREQWKTVAVSVLLLVLLLLQLALRQRDMLAAEHPALRGALVALCGIVGCEVRLPRAVDRLAIEGDEMVADTKEPSRVTLIATLRNSAEFPVAYPALEVTLQNAQDEILARRVLGPADYLPAGSDPAQGLAAQGEVNLRLALDTGSMRAEGYRLFLFYP; from the coding sequence GTGACGCTCGCCACCCGCTGCCCGGTGTGCCAGGCGCTCTTCCGCGTGAGCCCCGAGCAGCTGCGGACACGGACCGGCCAGGTCCGCTGCGGGCGCTGCCACGCGATCTTCGACGGTCTCGCGCACCTGGTCTCCGATACAGGCAGGGCGACCGCTCTCGTCCCGGCGATTCAGGACACCGCAGCGCCCGCCGTGACGACCGAGGCCGCGCCCGCCGCCACGCCGCCAATCGCTCCGCCCGCGTCATCTGCGGCCGCTGGCTTCGTCGATGTCTTCGCGCCGACGCCGCCCCGCCCATCCGTCCTCGACCGGCTGCGGGAACAGTGGAAGACGGTTGCAGTCTCGGTCCTGCTCCTCGTGCTGCTCTTGCTGCAACTCGCGCTTCGCCAGCGCGACATGCTCGCCGCGGAGCATCCGGCACTGCGCGGTGCGCTCGTCGCGCTCTGCGGCATCGTCGGCTGCGAGGTCCGCCTGCCTCGTGCCGTCGACCGGCTCGCGATCGAGGGTGACGAAATGGTCGCAGACACCAAGGAACCGAGCCGTGTCACCCTCATCGCCACACTCAGGAACAGCGCGGAGTTTCCGGTTGCATATCCGGCGCTCGAAGTCACGCTGCAGAACGCGCAGGACGAAATCCTCGCGCGCCGCGTGCTCGGTCCGGCCGACTATCTCCCCGCCGGCAGCGACCCGGCGCAGGGGCTGGCCGCCCAGGGCGAGGTCAATCTGCGGCTCGCGCTCGACACCGGGTCGATGCGTGCAGAAGGCTATCGGCTGTTTCTCTTCTACCCGTAG
- the prmA gene encoding 50S ribosomal protein L11 methyltransferase — translation MAWLAIQFVAPGERVDELSDELLASGAVCVDTADSAADTEAETPIFEEPGATLAPWPAARVTALFPEDLPAQTLVRQVLAACGIGETIELQARRVDDADWVRLTQDQFLPIRISNRLWIVPTWHTSPDPTAINVVLDPGIAFGTGSHPTTRLCLEWLADTVHGGERVLDYGCGSGILAIAAMKLGAAVVHGVDIDPQAVLAAVRNAEQNRVAAHFTGPDAAPVAVYDIVLANILSNPLKALAPLLTSRVRPGGWLLLSGILQAQAADVVASYAPALHLAPVAVLDGWALLAGRRS, via the coding sequence GTGGCTTGGCTTGCCATTCAGTTCGTCGCGCCCGGCGAACGCGTCGACGAACTGTCCGATGAATTGCTCGCGAGCGGAGCGGTCTGCGTCGACACCGCCGACAGCGCGGCGGATACCGAAGCCGAGACCCCCATCTTCGAGGAACCGGGGGCGACGCTCGCGCCATGGCCGGCAGCGCGCGTGACCGCCCTCTTTCCCGAGGACCTGCCGGCGCAGACACTGGTGCGGCAGGTCCTGGCCGCCTGCGGTATCGGGGAGACGATCGAGCTGCAGGCGCGCCGCGTCGACGATGCGGACTGGGTGCGCCTCACACAGGACCAGTTCCTGCCGATCCGCATCTCCAATCGACTGTGGATCGTTCCCACATGGCACACGAGTCCGGACCCGACGGCGATCAATGTCGTGCTCGACCCGGGTATTGCATTCGGCACCGGCAGCCATCCGACCACCCGGCTGTGCCTGGAATGGCTGGCCGACACGGTGCACGGTGGCGAGCGCGTGCTCGACTACGGCTGCGGCTCGGGAATTCTCGCCATCGCCGCCATGAAGCTGGGTGCCGCCGTCGTGCACGGCGTGGACATCGACCCCCAGGCCGTGCTTGCAGCGGTTCGCAACGCGGAACAGAATCGCGTCGCGGCGCACTTCACGGGCCCGGACGCCGCACCCGTGGCCGTGTACGACATCGTGCTGGCGAACATTCTTTCCAACCCGCTCAAGGCGCTCGCGCCGCTGCTCACCTCGCGCGTGCGACCGGGCGGGTGGCTGCTCCTTTCCGGGATTCTGCAAGCGCAGGCCGCGGACGTGGTGGCGAGCTACGCTCCCGCCCTGCACCTGGCCCCGGTTGCCGTGCTCGACGGCTGGGCGCTGCTCGCGGGACGCCGGTCGTGA
- the accC gene encoding acetyl-CoA carboxylase biotin carboxylase subunit: MFEKILIANRGEIALRVQRACRELGIKTVVVHSEADREAKYVRLADESVCIGPPPSSESYLNIPAIISAAEVTDAEAIHPGYGFLSENADFAEKVEKSGFVFIGPRPDTIRLMGDKVSAKQAMKRARVPCVPGSEGVLPETSAEIVKLARAVGYPVIVKAAGGGGGRGMRVVHTEAALLNAVATTRAEAQAAFGNPELYLEKYLERPRHIEIQVLADELGNAVHLGDRDCSMQRRHQKIMEEAPAPQLPTRRRNQIGDRCAEACRKINYRGAGTFEFLYQDGEFYFIEMNTRVQVEHPVTEMITGIDIVQEQIRIAAGEKLRVRQGDVAFRGHAIECRINAEDPYKFTPSPGRIESYHPPGGPGVRVDTHIYANYFVPSQYDSLIGKVIAYGETREQAIARMRVALSEMIVEGISTNIPLHQQLLTDANFLRGGTSIHYLEQKLAANKGG, from the coding sequence ATGTTCGAAAAGATACTGATCGCCAACCGCGGCGAGATCGCGCTTCGTGTGCAGCGCGCCTGCCGCGAGCTCGGCATCAAGACGGTCGTCGTGCATTCCGAGGCCGACCGCGAGGCGAAGTACGTGCGCCTTGCCGACGAGTCGGTCTGCATCGGCCCGCCGCCCTCCAGTGAGAGCTATCTCAACATTCCCGCCATCATCAGCGCGGCGGAAGTCACGGACGCAGAGGCAATCCATCCCGGCTACGGCTTCCTCTCCGAAAACGCCGACTTCGCCGAAAAGGTGGAAAAAAGCGGCTTCGTGTTCATCGGCCCACGCCCCGACACGATCCGCCTGATGGGTGACAAGGTAAGCGCGAAGCAGGCGATGAAGCGCGCCCGTGTCCCCTGCGTGCCGGGCAGCGAGGGCGTACTGCCGGAAACCTCGGCGGAAATCGTCAAACTTGCGCGCGCGGTGGGCTATCCGGTCATCGTGAAAGCGGCGGGCGGAGGCGGCGGCCGCGGCATGCGCGTCGTCCACACCGAGGCCGCGCTGCTCAACGCAGTCGCGACGACCCGCGCCGAGGCACAGGCCGCCTTCGGCAACCCCGAGCTCTATCTCGAGAAGTACCTGGAGCGACCGCGCCACATCGAGATCCAGGTGCTGGCGGACGAGTTGGGCAATGCCGTGCATCTGGGCGACCGCGACTGCTCCATGCAGCGGCGACACCAGAAGATCATGGAGGAAGCCCCGGCGCCGCAGCTGCCCACGCGCCGGCGCAACCAGATCGGCGACCGCTGCGCCGAGGCCTGCCGCAAGATCAACTATCGCGGCGCCGGCACCTTCGAGTTCCTATACCAGGACGGCGAGTTCTACTTCATCGAGATGAACACCCGCGTGCAGGTCGAGCATCCGGTCACCGAGATGATCACGGGCATCGACATCGTCCAAGAGCAGATCCGCATTGCGGCGGGCGAGAAGCTCCGCGTGCGGCAGGGAGACGTCGCCTTTCGCGGGCATGCGATCGAGTGCCGCATCAACGCCGAGGACCCGTACAAGTTCACGCCCAGCCCCGGTCGCATCGAGTCGTATCACCCGCCCGGCGGCCCGGGGGTACGCGTCGACACGCACATCTACGCCAACTACTTCGTGCCCTCCCAGTACGATTCCCTCATCGGCAAGGTGATTGCCTACGGCGAGACCCGCGAGCAGGCGATCGCCCGCATGCGCGTCGCGCTGTCGGAGATGATCGTGGAAGGCATCAGCACCAACATCCCGCTGCATCAGCAGTTGCTCACCGACGCCAACTTCCTGCGCGGCGGAACCAGCATCCACTACCTCGAACAGAAGCTCGCCGCCAACAAGGGCGGCTGA
- a CDS encoding acetyl-CoA carboxylase biotin carboxyl carrier protein: MDLRKLKKLIDLVEQSGIAEIEITEGEERVRIARVGAQGPAQIVMANGLQPAPAAIAAAPGAPAPAAAAAEPEGHVVKSPMVGTFYRAPSPGAPTFVEVGSQVKEGETLCIIEAMKLLNEIESDKGGVVKEIYVENGQPVEFGEPLFLIG, encoded by the coding sequence ATGGATCTCAGAAAGCTGAAGAAACTGATCGACCTGGTGGAGCAATCCGGCATCGCCGAGATCGAGATCACCGAGGGCGAGGAACGCGTGCGCATCGCCCGCGTCGGCGCCCAGGGGCCCGCCCAGATCGTCATGGCCAACGGTCTGCAGCCCGCACCGGCGGCGATCGCGGCAGCCCCGGGAGCACCCGCCCCTGCCGCAGCGGCCGCCGAACCGGAAGGCCACGTCGTCAAGTCACCAATGGTGGGCACCTTCTATCGTGCACCCTCTCCCGGCGCCCCCACGTTCGTGGAAGTCGGCAGTCAGGTGAAGGAAGGCGAGACTCTCTGCATCATCGAAGCGATGAAGCTCCTGAACGAGATCGAATCCGACAAGGGCGGAGTCGTGAAAGAGATCTATGTCGAGAACGGGCAGCCGGTCGAGTTCGGCGAGCCGCTCTTCCTGATCGGCTGA